GAAATGTTCCTAGGTCGACCACGCTCTTCAGGGCTAGATTCCCGACGTCTTCGTCTTGTGTTTCTGTCTGTCTCCCATTCCCTCGACCGAGAGCGCTGTCGCCCACcggaagagaatgaagagTCAGTATGATAGGATAATGAGACACTGTATCGCCTCTTTCTTGATTGTGGTTGAGGCGACGACATTGATTGTGCTCGGTCTCGCCCCCTACTTTCAGTATAAAGTTCATGTCGTGGCGGTGAAACTGAATGCGATCGACTGGTCGATATCGTTGAAACGGACGACATTGAATGAGATGACTCTGATCTACTCCGCTTCGCTGCATGATGACTGTCATTAAACGGATCTGAATCTCCTAGCTCCCTCTTGCGACCTCGTTCCTCTCCTCGTCTTGCTAATATCTCATCGGCGACACCTCTCCTACAACCGGCGTCAGCTAGAATTCCACTCCCAATAACTCATGCACCAACTTACGACCCTAACAGTTCGTTTGGAACATCAGTCGTCAGTTTCGGTCGCAGATTGGGGTTTTGCAGTTGTTGTGTGCGAGAAGGTCGAGTTGTATATGGCCGTTCCTGTGCAGACACCGTGCATTCATAACTGTAGTGTCGTACAAATGAGTCAGTCAAAGGTATAATAACCACGAAATCTCTGTACTTATCTCGTTTCAAGCATTTCTGACAAAGAGTACTGGCAGTCGCCTTGGTAGGGCCTCTGATGCCTGGTGCGTTCCGGTATCGATTCATCTAAATCAAATGATATGCCGAACCCAAAAAAAAATCGgaaaaataataattatacCAATGCGAGACATACAATCTTGCAGATGCCGCAAAAAGTGCTTAAAAAAAGTATTCAGCCATTCAACACTTATTGACGAAGCCCAATTTTTCGAACACCGCAATCGCGATTCTCCGCGGCTATTCAAGCGGACCTGCCAGACAAGTGGGCCACGGCGACTTATACACGCGCGGCTAAGCGCACCACTGAAAGAGGAGCCAAGCGAATCCCAACCTGATCATCGCCTGCCCCGTTCCTTCTCAGCCCAAAGGACGAAAAGAATTCAACCTATTCACCTTCCAGACTCCATCGGCTATCTGGGCTTTTTATGACCCTTCATCTTTATTAGCAGGGTAACAGACCGCTCTTTGACCCGCTCCGATCTAGGTTGGACTGGGTTTTTAGATACCCGTGGTGGGAGAAGTTGTGTCTCCATTTGCCGAAATATTATACCAGAAAAATCATGAAACAGTCGTTTTGACCATCGTGTAAGAACAGTCGATAATCCTGGCCGTTCCTCTTTGCCTCGCTTTCCCTTCTTTCAGAGTCGATCATTTCCAGGGCACAGCTCATTATGCACGCAATAGATCTGACGTTGAACAGCTTTCCATATGGCGAACTTCCCTTTTCAGAGATATGTCGTCATTCTTTTTGGGCTTGTGTGAAGTGGGATTTCTGAgtggcttcttctcaattCGAAATTCGGTTTCGTCCTGTTAAAAATCGAGCAGAACTCGCAGCATACGCAGCCTTTTCCCCCGGAGTCTTTCCCAAATCAGTACAACTGTACTTGTTTGAAGCGCACGCCGAAGGAAGACCTTTCGAAAGAAGGAGTTTCTGGCTAGTTTGAGGATTTTTGGCATGGTCATGGCCTCGGAAAATTCTACAGAGGCTGAGCATCGCCTGTCTTTTGCCAAGGTATGTCCTGATCCAGGTGAAGGCGTCACGGCGTATTTGATGGCCTCAGTTTCTTAAATGATTATAATAGATAGCCGCAATGGCTCCGCCATCGAAACCAGAAGAGCTCGGATCTGGTGAACGAAATGATGCACAAAACGCGGAAAGGCTTGCATGTCCAGACAGTCTAGCGCGAGCTGTACAGGACGTCCATATAACAGACACTAGCGACAGACAGAGCCCCGGCTTTAATACAGAAGTCAATGGACACGGAGCTCTCAAACGCGAGGCGTCCTTTGACGATGCGCGTACGCATCtctcaacatcctcaacgAAACAGACGAGTTTCGATTCAAAAAGCATGGCGTCAGTTACCACTTTCGCAATGGATGAAAAAGATTCACTGCGACCCGACGACAGTGCCAGTGTACAGGCtgttgatgaggaagagTCACTTTCTGGGCCAGCATCGGGAGCAGCGAACTCACTTACGGGATCCGAATCTGGTGTCCGCATATACAGGGATCATCCGCGAGACCTGAGTAGTCAAAGGCCCCGGCCAGTTGTACTTCCTGATGGTGGCCAGCGACGGGATGGTGTAATTCACGCGGACTCCGTCGCTCATAATTTTGTCCTGCCTAGTAGTGCAGAAGGCTTCTCAGTTGAACACAGTTTGAATGGTTTCCCTCTCGAACCGGACGAAAAGCTGCTTGAGGCGATGAAATCTCCAAAGGACCGCCTACTGATTcttcagctggaggagaaagtcCGCAATTTCATTCAAAATTCGAAGTAAGTGGACGGCTTGTTGCGCTGTTCGTTTCGGCATCTGACGTTCTGATATAGGGAGCAATCTCTGGAGCTCCCACCTTCGAATGCCTTCGGAAGGCTACTCGCGCACAAGTTGGGTGATTACTATCATTTGACCCATTTCGTGGATAACAACGTTACGTCGGTCCGTCTCCATAGGACACCCTTTTGCCGATTGTATGTAATCCTGCGtttccttgattttcttttaCCAATTTGAGACTTCGTTCTGACTAATTAGACCGACTCCGCTCTCCGTTTTACATGCTGCCACTCATACCAccccaccaccagcagtCCCAGCCATGAAAATCATGCGCCGGAATGACGGGGATCGGCCTTCCACCGAAGGAAGTACTGCAGCAAGTTCTTCGGTGCCTTCAAAGACCACATCCGAGGTAGGCGACAGCGGCAACGACGGCGAGCGTGGTTCTTCAGCTGGGGCCACTCCTGCCAAAGATAGGATGGCCTTAACACGAGAAGAGCGAGAAGCTAAATACCAGGAAGCAAGAGAGCGGATTTTTCGCGACTTCCCTGAGACGAAATCCTCCGATATCAGTGACCAGGGGACGAGTATGTCACGCTCGAGCTCGACAAGTGGACGCAAGAAAACACACCGACAGAAGACTCCACATGACGACAGTTTTGAAGCCCGCTCTCAATTCAATGCCTACTACCCGGGAATCCACTATAACAATGGCACAGTTCCCTATAATGTGGCACTGAATGATTCATCATTTTCTAACCAAGCACCATATATGGTAGGGCCCGGGATGTCTCCTCCGGGTTATGCTCAGGGTGCTCCAAACAGTGCCATGTACTCCAACCACGTCAATTTGAATCCCTTACCTCAATACTCAATACCTGTCTCTCCACAGATGACATCAACTGGTTCATGGCAGAGCGGCGCTGTACCCCAACAATCTCCTTATCCAGGATACACATCTATGAATCAATCACCGGTGATGGTCACCCAGCAATCGTCGACGAAGTCATCACCTGCGCTGAACAACTACACCATGCCACAATATGCACAGATGCCGTCGACTTGGTCCTCGGCCCCGTATGCTGCGGGCTATCAGCCTACACATCGCACCCATCCCACCGCTCATTGGCCGAATTATCCCTCGCTGTCGCCTAATCCGACTTATCCCTATGCTCAATATCCAGGGCAACAATCACTAAACACAGCCATGCAAGCTCATCCAAACTCGCACCCTCTTCCAGGCAGTTTTGCAAGATCCCCATTCAATCCGCAGACACGCTCATTTGTGCCTGGTGGGACTTCTTTGGCTCGTCACCCGAGCAAGACCAGCCAACACAATATGAACTCGTATCCTCCCGTGCAGCCTGGTATTCAGACTCAGTGGAATGGATATCAAGAGCCGAATAAGAAGGCTCAAGAGGGAAGTGCAATGGCGCAAGTCGTGACGCGCGGTGGTCCTCCCAGTAGCAGAGATTCCATCGCAAAATGGGGAACGCCTTCTCATTTGCCTCCAAAACCACCCCCGTCCGAAATCCCCTCTGATTTCGAGTTGAAGCATCGAATCACTCCTGCCCCATCGCACTCTTACAATTCCAACATACTGACCAACTCCAAGAATGGACCTCTTGTCGTTTCAGGAGGGACAAGTCTTCCCAAGGTGAACTAATTCTGCCGCCCGACGATTTGGTTGCATGCTGGTGCATCGTTCAACCTGTTGAATCTGTGTTGTCTCTGGCAAATAATAGTGTGAAATAGGCTGAGAGAAAGTTTGCTCGTTCAGATCAACAACATAAAAGgagaggagatggagtctcGCTATGAGTACGCAAATAGTTGGCTTCATACACCTGTCTCGTGGACGGACTGGCTGAGAAGGGCTGATTTGCCATATTTCGGCTATTGATAGTATCGTCCATTTCAATTTTTGACaaaaagaagatgaaaaTACTTTCCCAGAGACATAAACCATGGCGCTACCAAATGGAAAAGAGTGTTAAAACCAATGGGTTCACTATGATTGTAGCGACGCCTCTGCGCACCGAATAGCCATCCCTCTCTCAACCGAAATTGATCAGTCAAGCGTTCTTTGTGATCATTGCACCAGTATagcaaaagaaaatgacGAGAGTGACTTCTAGTAGATTACGTGAGATCAATACTGACCTAAGCACTTTCGTAAAAATGGGAATCACTCCCAAACATACAGGCCTTCTGTTCCAGTCGATGCCAGGCAAAAAAGGGCATCATTTGAAGGACACAAACTATAACTACAAATACAATAATGATCACAGAGCAGTTCCGAACGCACCAAGATCGATAGAGAGAAGTACCGATGACCAAACTAAGCCCTTGTACCTGAGCAATTCCTCTCTTGGCCATTGGAACTGGTCCGGCGACAGGGTCTATTGCTTAGACTCCACCTCTTTTTCGCCTTTATGCGTCGTAGGGGCTTTCTTCTGTTCGATTTCTAACCGCTTGATCGCCTTTTCGAGGTCTTCGACACCGCCTTTCCGGAACCTTGTCACTTTGTGGACATTCAGGGTTGTTAGCTCGTTGAGAGTCTCGAGGCCCTGTGCTCGCTGTCTCGCAACGGTCCGGGCTGTCATGGCAAATCGC
The DNA window shown above is from Aspergillus fumigatus Af293 chromosome 1, whole genome shotgun sequence and carries:
- a CDS encoding zinc finger CCHC-type containing 10, whose protein sequence is MNRYRNAPGIRGPTKATASTLCQKCLKRGHYSYECTVSAQERPYTTRPSRTQQLQNPNLRPKLTTDVPNELLGSRGVADEILARRGEERGRKRELGDSDPFNDSHHAAKRSRSESSHSMSSVSTISTSRSHSVSPPRHELYTESRGRDRAQSMSSPQPQSRKRRYSVSLSYHTDSSFSSGGRQRSRSREWETDRNTRRRRRESSPEERGRPRNISEDGSRRGRTRSLSMDQSRIAKERLSATPDTVKGRHHPTRESRGNLSRSRHLDRQRDHAFSRPTSGSARKERSLSPYSKRLALTQAMNMER
- a CDS encoding putative R3H domain protein — encoded protein: MVMASENSTEAEHRLSFAKIAAMAPPSKPEELGSGERNDAQNAERLACPDSLARAVQDVHITDTSDRQSPGFNTEVNGHGALKREASFDDARTHLSTSSTKQTSFDSKSMASVTTFAMDEKDSLRPDDSASVQAVDEEESLSGPASGAANSLTGSESGVRIYRDHPRDLSSQRPRPVVLPDGGQRRDGVIHADSVAHNFVLPSSAEGFSVEHSLNGFPLEPDEKLLEAMKSPKDRLLILQLEEKVRNFIQNSKEQSLELPPSNAFGRLLAHKLGDYYHLTHFVDNNVTSVRLHRTPFCRLPTPLSVLHAATHTTPPPAVPAMKIMRRNDGDRPSTEGSTAASSSVPSKTTSEVGDSGNDGERGSSAGATPAKDRMALTREEREAKYQEARERIFRDFPETKSSDISDQGTSMSRSSSTSGRKKTHRQKTPHDDSFEARSQFNAYYPGIHYNNGTVPYNVALNDSSFSNQAPYMVGPGMSPPGYAQGAPNSAMYSNHVNLNPLPQYSIPVSPQMTSTGSWQSGAVPQQSPYPGYTSMNQSPVMVTQQSSTKSSPALNNYTMPQYAQMPSTWSSAPYAAGYQPTHRTHPTAHWPNYPSLSPNPTYPYAQYPGQQSLNTAMQAHPNSHPLPGSFARSPFNPQTRSFVPGGTSLARHPSKTSQHNMNSYPPVQPGIQTQWNGYQEPNKKAQEGSAMAQVVTRGGPPSSRDSIAKWGTPSHLPPKPPPSEIPSDFELKHRITPAPSHSYNSNILTNSKNGPLVVSGGTSLPKVN